Proteins encoded within one genomic window of Triticum aestivum cultivar Chinese Spring chromosome 2D, IWGSC CS RefSeq v2.1, whole genome shotgun sequence:
- the LOC123055704 gene encoding uncharacterized protein gives MVSWSDDSEESGYEYSSGGSPIKIPATIEDPNYSGVDDEVMVMCEHGQPAKRHVCFEGISTGRRFIACGLDEASSCGVVHWVDEEWPEHLQNALHKLWLLYEDCQRANRMACLEHSSLVHNLTSQKNKLQETYEKLVEDVNNLLDTQDNIPKENEVQQGEHEEITPPLDNNISALKEQLGAMDAENKELKQKVDQLKSIQVAQDNVIRNLKFAHLKEKEKLSTERRDLEFHIADLVKASDKNKRKLKDIKDICDEE, from the exons atggtttCGTGGAGCGACGACAGCGAGGAATCGGGCTACGAGTACTCTTCAGGCGGCTCCCCTATCAAG ATCCCGGCTACAATCGAGGACCCGAACTACTCTGGTGTTGATGATGAGGTGATGGTGATGTGTGAGCATGGCCAGCCGGCGAAGAGGCATGTTTGCTTCGAAGGGATTAGCACTGGGAGGAGGTTCATTGCCTGTGGACTTGAT GAAGCAAGCAGTTGTGGTGTTGTTCATTGGGTAGATGAGGAGTGGCCAGAGCATCTGCAGAATGCTCTTCACAAACTATGGCTTTTGTATGAGGATTGCCAGCGTGCTAATAGGATGGCATGTCTGGAACATTCATCACTTGTCCACAATCTCACATCACAGAAGAACAAGCTACAGGAGACTTATGAGAAGCTTGTTGAGGATGTGAACAACCTACTTGATACCCAGGACAATATTCCCAAGGAAAATGAAGTCCAACAAGGTGAACATGAGGAGATCACTCCTCCTTTGGACAACAATATTTCAGCTTTGAAGGAACAGCTGGGTGCAATGGATGCTGAGAACAAAGAACTGAAGCAAAAGGTTGACCAGTTGAAGAGCATTCAGGTTGCCCAAGATAATGTGATTAGGAATCTGAAGTTTGCTCATTTGAAGGAGAAGGAAAAGTTGAGCACTGAGAGGAGGGATTTGGAGTTTCACATTGCTGATCTTGTCAAAGCTAGTGACAAGAACAAGAGAAAGCTGAAGGACATCAAGGATATTTGCGATGAAGAGTGA